One segment of Eschrichtius robustus isolate mEscRob2 chromosome 3, mEscRob2.pri, whole genome shotgun sequence DNA contains the following:
- the C1QTNF12 gene encoding adipolin, producing the protein MRWVWAAAAALLWPQLTLLGGVRARREPKRPRKPSQHPAAPNATTSSSEGLLGFPKLPEASGPEITDAHMTWLNFVRRPNDGASKKRCRGQDKKSRGLSGPPGPPGPPGPPGPPGAEVTQEAVLREFQGMLKEATKRRSSALLGPLLPEETERWLVSEAFHCRLKGPVLVEKRTLVELQGFQAPAAQGAFLRGSGLSLPSGRFTAPVTAIFQFFASLHVDPRELQGRARLRARDTVRVLVCIESLCHRHTSLEAISSLESGGRVFTVHVQGLLQLQAGQYTSVFVDNGSGAALTVQSGSSFSGLLLGT; encoded by the exons ATGCGCTGGGTCTGGGCGGCCGCCGCAGCCCTCCTCTGGCCGCAGCTCACGCTCCTCGGGGGCGTGAGGGCCCGGCGGGAGCCCAAGAGGCCACGGAAGCCCAGCCAGCACCCCGCAGCCCCGAACGCCACCACGTCCAGCAGCGAGGGGCTACTGGGCTTCCCCAAG CTGCCTGAGGCCTCAGGGCCTGAAATCACAGATGCCCACATGACATGGCTGAACTTTGTCCGGCGCCCCAATGACGGGGCCTCAAAGAAACGGTGCCGAGGCCAGGACAAGAAGTCG CGAGGCCTCTCTGGCCCCCCAGGGCCTCCCGGGCCCCCCGGCCCCCCAGGACCCCCCGGTGCGGAAGTCACCCAGGAAGCTGTGCTTCGGGAGTTTCAGGGGATGCTGAAGG AGGCTACCAAGCGTCGGTCCTCGGCGCTGCTGGGCCCCCTGCTGCCCGAGGAGACGGAGAGGTGGCTGGTGTCCGAGGCCTTCCACTGTCGGCTGAAGGGCCCGGTGCTGGTGGAGAAGAGGACGCTGGTGGAGCTGCAGGGCTTCCAGGCC CCCGCCGCCCAGGGCGCCTTCCTACGGGGGTCTGGCCTGAGCCTGCCCTCCGGTCGGTTCACGGCCCCGGTGACCGCCATCTTCCAATTCTTCGCCAGCCTGCACGTGG ACCCCAGGGAGCTGCAGGGCAGGGCCCGGCTGAGGGCCCGGGACACAGTGCGTGTGCTGGTCTGCATCGAGTCCCTGTGCCATCGCCACAC GTCCCTGGAGGCCATCTCCAGCCTGGAGAGCGGCGGCAGGGTCTTCACGGTGCACGTGCAGGGGCTGCTGCAGCTGCAG GCGGGACAGTACACCTCCGTCTTCGTGGACAACGGCTCCGGCGCGGCCCTCACCGTCCAGAGCGGCTCCAGCTTCTCCGGCCTGCTCCTGGGCACGTGA
- the UBE2J2 gene encoding ubiquitin-conjugating enzyme E2 J2 encodes MSSNSAKRAPTTATQRLKQDYLRIKKDPVPYICAEPLPSNILEWHYVVRGPEMTPYEGGYYHGKLIFPREFPFKPPSIYMITPNGRFKCNTRLCLSITDFHPDTWNPAWSVSTILTGLLSFMVEKGPTLGSIETSDFTKRQLAAQSLVFNLKDKVFCELFPEVVEEIKQKQRAQDELSSRPQALPLPDVVPDGETHHGQHGLPLLNGHAPGAGPHLAGLQQANRHHGLLGGALANLFVIVGFAAFAYTVKYVLRSIAQE; translated from the exons ATGAGCAGCAACAGCGCTAAGAGAGCACCCACGACAGCGACCCAGCGCCTGAAGCAGGACTACCTCCGGATTAAGAAGGACCCCGTGCCTTACATCTGTGCCGAGCCCCTCCCTTCCAACATCCTTGAGTG gCACTATGTGGTCCGAGGCCCTGAGATGACTCCCTACGAAG GTGGCTATTATCATGGAAAACTAATTTTTCCCAGAGAATTTCCTTTTAAACCTCCTAGTATTTATATGATAACTCCCAATGGAAGATTTAAGTGCAACACGAG GCTGTGTCTCTCCATCACGGATTTCCACCCAGACACGTGGAACCCGGCCTGGTCCGTCTCCACCATCCTGACGGGGCTGCTGAGCTTCATGGTGGAGAAGGGCCCCACCCTGGGCAGCATTGAGACGTCGGACTTCACA AAAAGACAACTGGCTGCACAAAGCTTAGTgtttaatttaaaagacaaagtgttttgtgaattgtttccGGAAGTCGTGGAG GAAATTAAGCAGAAACAGAGAGCACAAGACGAACTCAGTAGCAGACCCCAGGCTCTCCCCTTACCAGACGTGGTTCCAGACGGGGAGACGCACCACGGCCAGCACGGGCTTCCGCTCCTCAACGGGCACGCGCCGGGGGCTGGGCCGCACCTTGCGGGGCTCCAGCAGGCCAACCGGCACCACGGACTCCTGGGCGGTGCCCTGGCGAACTTGTTTGTTATAGTTGGGTTTGCGGCCTTCGCCTACACGGTCAAGTACGTGCTGAGAAGCATAGCACAGGAGTGA
- the SCNN1D gene encoding LOW QUALITY PROTEIN: amiloride-sensitive sodium channel subunit delta (The sequence of the model RefSeq protein was modified relative to this genomic sequence to represent the inferred CDS: inserted 1 base in 1 codon; deleted 1 base in 1 codon): MTRHTRGGCLVPRRSSQGRAAASVPSMDQLLMGPLEPQQAGLGHWRLRDATVPGVPRDREWKSMAWPQVGTPGWGQTGRWAGTPLRLASGIQAGAVAQAAGGGPGTRTCPQLPPSPPPPPPEEERGERLVELHASFRELVTFFCTNATIHGTICLVCSSQNRLKTASWALLLAGALGLLCWQFGLLFEQYWRYPAIMTVSIHSEGAQRKLFPSVTLCDMNPHRPHPARRPLRALDNFARENIYSLYGFNFSDSVDVPGAEAPSPPSSWTTGSRNSTGGDCIQQAYSSGVAAAREWYRFHCANALALPPAAHEDSHHSRGRRFLFSCRYDNQDRQARRFQTPHHSSYGSCYTFNGVWATQHPGLTHAECQPGPGISLVLGPEQHDHLPLLSMEAGIEVTSHTRDHTPLLEHRGFSIRPGTETTVGIREGLQGRAAELRLTPSPQDEVHRLWSPCGHRTDSTGGVXVQLLYNTSCTRWACLVSCFQPLVVETHSCGCFFYPLPAGAQYCSSVRRPAWGHCFHRLCKDLETHRLPCASRCPRPCRGVGSAGVGSTRRHLAGMPGPWSPSPRWVQPPPAEVTSWPLPLPSSPSSTPREGPTSRSRALPLSPAPRRRSNLAKVNIFYQELSYRTVDEDTRLLHEPPCLAVPQLLPATGSLWSLWFGSCVLSVVEVLELLLDAAALALLLCCHQLRGARGQPRAATGVPAPSQRPAGGRVAAGMTLNARGPSSTPHDVAGALAGVLAGGQPGVGPGNS, encoded by the exons ATGACAAGACACACCCGCGGAGGCTGCCTGGTGCCCCGCCGGTCATCACAGGGGAGGGCCGCAGCGTCGGTCCCAAGTATGGACCAGCTTCTGATGGGGCCTCTCGAGCCTCAGCAGGCCGGGCTGGGCCACTGGCGGCTGAGGGACGCGACGGTCCCGGGAGTTCCCAGGGACAGAGAATGGAAGTCGATGGCATGGCCCCAGGTGGGGACACCTGGGTGGGGTCAGACCGGACGGTGGGCTGGGACCCCACTGAGGCTCGCTTCTGGGATTCAGGCTGGAGCCGTGGCCCAAGCAGCTGGTGGGGGGCCGGGGACCCGGACATGCCCCCAGCTGCCGCCATCGCCACCACCGCCACCGCCCGAGGAGGAGCGTGGGGAGAGGCTGGTGGAGCTGCACGCCTCGTTCAGGGAGCTGGTCACCTTCTTCTGCACCAACGCCACCATCCACGGCACCATCTGCCTTGTCTGCTCCAGCCAGAACCGCCTCAAGACCGCGTCCTGGGCACTGCTGCTCGCGGGGGCCCTGGGCCTGCTCTGCTGGCAGTTTGGACTCCTCTTTGAGCAGTACTGGCGCTACCCGGCCATCATGACAGTGTCCATACACTCGGAG GGAGCACAGCGCAAGCTCTTCCCGTCGGTCACCCTGTGCGACATGAACCCACACCG GCCACACCCAGCCCGCCGCCCCCTGCGGGCGCTGGACAACTTTGCCCGGGAGAACATCTACTCCCTGTATGGGTTCAACTTCAGCGACAGCGTGGACGTCCCGGGGGCCGAGGCCCCGAGCCCACCCTCCAGCTGGACCACGGGATCC CGTAACAGCACCGGTGGCGACTGCATCCAGCAGGCCTACTCCTCCGGCGTGGCGGCCGCCCGGGAGTGGTACCGCTTCCACTGCGCAAACGCTCTGGCCCTGCCGCCTGCTGCCCACGAGGACAGCCACCACAGCCGTGGCAGACGCTTCCTCTTCTCCTGCCGCTACGACAACCAGGACCGCCAGGCCCG ACGCTTCCAGACCCCCCACCACTCCAGCTACGGCAGCTGCTACACCTTCAACGGTGTCTGGGCCACACAGCACCCCGGCCTCACCCATGCTGAGTGCCAGCCCGGGCCGG GGATCAGCCTGGTCCTCGGGCCAGAGCAGCACGATCATCTCCCTCTGCTGTCCATGGAGGCCGGCATCGAAGTCACGAGCCACACGCGTGACCACACGCCCCTCCTGGAGCACCGGGGCTTCAGCATCCGGCCAGGGACGGAGACCACCGTCGGCATCCGAGAGGGGCTCCAGGGCAGGGCGGCAGAGCTGAggctcaccccctccccccaggacgAGGTGCACCGGCTCTGGAGCCCCTGTGGGCACCGCACAGACAGCACGGGGGGCG ACGTGCAGCTACTGTACAACACCTCCTGCACCAGGTGG GCCTGCCTGGTCTCCTGCTTCCAGCCACTGGTGGTGGAGACCCACTCCTGCGGCTGCTTCTTCTACCCCCTGCCTGCGGGGGCCCAGTACTGCAGCTCTGTGCGGCGCCCGGCCTGGG GTCACTGCTTCCACCGCCTCTGCAAGGACCTAGAGACCCACCGGCTTCCCTGCGCCTCCCGCTGCCCCCGGCCTTGCAGGGGAGTGGGGAGTGCCGGGGTGGGGTCCACCCGGAGGCACCTCGCAGGGAT GCCAGGCCCCTGGAGCCCGAGCCCCAGGTGGGTGCAGCCCCCTCCGGCTGAGGTCACATCCTGGCCGCTCCCCCTGCCATCCTCGCCCTCCAGCACCCCCAGGGAGGGCCCCACCAGCAGGTCCAGGGCCCTGCCCCTCTCACCTGCGCCCCGCCGCAGGAGCAACCTGGCCAAGGTGAACATCTTCTACCAGGAGCTCAGCTACCGCACGGTGGACGAGGACACCCGTCTACTCCACGAGCCACCGTGCCTAGCa GTGCCGCAGCTACTTCCAGCCACGGgcagcctctggagcctgtggtttGGCTCTTGCGTCCTCTCAGTTGTGGAGGTGCTGGAGCTGCTGCTGGACGCCGCGGCCCTCGCCCTGCTGCTGTGTTGCCACCAGCTCCGCGGGGCTCGGGGCCAGCCCagggcagccacaggggtgccCGCTCCAAGTCAGAGGCCGGCTGGTGGCCGGGTAGCTGCAGGCATGACTTTGAACGCCCGGGGGCCCAGCTCCACCCCTCACGATGTTGCAGGGGCTCTGGCAGGGGTCTTGGCTGGAGGTCAGCCCGGTGTGGGCCCCGGAAACTCCTGA